The following coding sequences lie in one Kribbella sp. NBC_00709 genomic window:
- a CDS encoding response regulator: MAHSLLLVDDEPRIRRVLRLALEDEGYQVAEAANGYDALAALRREPPDVVLLDLMLPDRDGFTVCREIRRSSDVPVIMVTARTDSHDVVAGLEAGADDYVTKPLVAKELSARIRALLRRVEPSNARQAELVEVGDLRIDIPGAEVTRDGEALPLTRTEFKLLAELAGAEGKVLSREQLLSKVWGYGYFGDSRIVDVHVRRLRLKIERDPASPKHLVTARGLGYRLVS, translated from the coding sequence GTGGCACACAGCTTGCTGCTGGTCGACGACGAGCCGCGGATCCGGCGGGTACTGCGGCTTGCCCTGGAGGACGAGGGCTACCAGGTCGCGGAAGCCGCCAACGGGTACGACGCTCTGGCCGCGCTGCGCCGGGAGCCGCCGGACGTGGTGCTGCTGGACCTGATGCTGCCCGACCGGGACGGATTCACCGTCTGCCGGGAGATCCGCCGGTCCAGCGACGTACCCGTGATCATGGTGACCGCGCGGACCGACAGCCACGACGTGGTCGCCGGGCTGGAGGCCGGCGCGGACGACTACGTGACCAAGCCGCTGGTCGCGAAGGAGCTGTCGGCCCGGATCCGGGCGCTGCTGCGGCGGGTCGAGCCGTCCAACGCGCGTCAGGCCGAGCTCGTCGAGGTCGGTGACCTGCGCATCGACATACCGGGCGCCGAGGTGACGCGGGACGGCGAGGCGCTGCCGCTGACCCGGACCGAGTTCAAGCTGCTCGCCGAGCTGGCCGGCGCCGAGGGCAAGGTGCTCAGCCGGGAGCAGCTGCTGTCGAAGGTCTGGGGCTACGGGTACTTCGGTGACAGCCGGATCGTCGACGTCCACGTCCGGAGGCTCCGGCTGAAGATCGAGCGCGACCCGGCCAGCCCGAAGCATCTCGTCACCGCCCGCGGCCTGGGCTACCGACTGGTGAGCTGA
- a CDS encoding 2-dehydropantoate 2-reductase produces MKIVVYGAGGIGCYVGGRLAATGTPVTFVGRQRAADELASHGLHLTDYLGADLRVAPDDVQYETAPDAAAGADLVLVTVKSAATDGAAAELAPILKPGAVVVSFQNGVRNGELLRSRLTDQVVVPGMVPFNVLNRGAGVFHQGTEGALDVQRDAALAPYVEAFQWAGLPLTQHDDILPVQWAKLLLNLNNPINALSNLPLRDELSQRAYRRCLAAAQSETLGILDAAGIKPAQLLAVPMHRFPAILRLPDFLFRRLASKMLAIDPLARTSMWEDLEAGRKTEIDYLNGEVVRLAESIGRTAPVNSKLVDLIRAAETDRRAWSGGELLRELQR; encoded by the coding sequence GTGAAGATTGTTGTGTACGGCGCCGGCGGGATCGGCTGTTATGTCGGTGGCCGGCTCGCGGCGACGGGGACCCCGGTGACGTTCGTCGGGCGGCAACGGGCCGCCGACGAGCTCGCGTCGCACGGGCTGCACCTGACCGACTATCTGGGGGCGGACCTGCGGGTCGCGCCGGACGACGTGCAGTACGAGACGGCGCCGGACGCTGCGGCCGGGGCGGATCTGGTGCTGGTGACGGTGAAGTCGGCTGCAACGGATGGCGCGGCTGCTGAGTTGGCGCCGATCTTGAAGCCCGGTGCGGTCGTGGTCAGCTTCCAGAACGGCGTGCGGAACGGCGAGCTCCTGCGGTCACGGTTGACCGATCAGGTGGTGGTGCCCGGGATGGTGCCGTTCAACGTGCTCAATCGAGGCGCCGGGGTGTTTCATCAGGGCACCGAGGGAGCACTCGACGTACAACGGGATGCCGCGCTGGCGCCGTACGTCGAGGCGTTCCAATGGGCCGGGCTGCCGCTGACGCAGCATGACGACATCCTGCCGGTGCAGTGGGCGAAGCTCCTGCTGAATCTGAACAACCCGATCAACGCGCTGTCGAACCTGCCGTTGCGCGACGAGCTCTCCCAGCGCGCGTACCGCCGATGCCTCGCGGCCGCGCAGAGCGAGACGCTCGGGATTCTCGATGCTGCCGGGATCAAGCCGGCGCAGCTGCTCGCGGTTCCGATGCACCGCTTCCCGGCGATCCTGCGGCTGCCCGACTTCCTGTTCCGACGGCTCGCGTCGAAGATGCTGGCGATCGACCCGCTCGCACGGACCTCGATGTGGGAGGACCTGGAGGCAGGACGCAAGACCGAGATCGACTACCTGAACGGCGAGGTCGTCCGGCTCGCGGAGTCCATCGGCAGGACTGCGCCGGTCAACAGCAAGCTGGTCGACCTGATCCGTGCAGCCGAGACCGACCGTCGGGCCTGGTCAGGAGGTGAGCTGCTCCGGGAACTCCAGCGGTAG
- a CDS encoding ABC transporter ATP-binding protein, whose translation MNDDVLLKVEDVRKEFPTHSKEVVQAVAGVSLEVHKGETLGLVGETGCGKSTLARCMAHLYDVTSGSVWFEGNDITKLSRKAMRPLRRDVQVIFQDPYGSLNPRRRVGSIIGDPFAIHNIASGNERKKKVQELMELVGLNPEHYNRFPAEFSGGQRQRIGVARALALRPKLVICDEPVSALDVSIQAQIINLLADLQKEFDLTYVFISHDLSVVRHVSNRIAVMYLGKIVELAPTDELFGMTRHPYTRALLSALPVADPDTADSREQIILGGDIPSATNPPEGCRFHTRCPKARLDCAAGEPPLESVLNDTAAHRTACFYPLTVGEDLSTAVPDLKAS comes from the coding sequence ATGAACGACGACGTACTGCTCAAGGTGGAGGACGTCCGCAAGGAGTTCCCCACGCATTCCAAAGAAGTGGTCCAGGCAGTCGCCGGCGTCTCGCTCGAGGTGCACAAGGGCGAAACCCTCGGCCTGGTCGGCGAGACCGGCTGCGGCAAGTCCACGCTGGCGCGCTGCATGGCCCATCTGTACGACGTGACGTCGGGGTCGGTGTGGTTCGAGGGCAACGACATCACCAAGCTCTCGCGCAAGGCGATGCGGCCGTTGCGGCGCGACGTGCAGGTCATCTTCCAGGACCCGTACGGCTCGCTGAACCCGCGCCGCCGGGTCGGCTCGATCATCGGGGACCCGTTCGCGATCCACAACATTGCCTCGGGCAACGAGCGGAAGAAGAAGGTCCAGGAGCTGATGGAGCTGGTCGGGCTGAACCCCGAGCACTACAACAGGTTCCCGGCCGAGTTCTCCGGTGGCCAACGGCAACGGATCGGGGTGGCGCGGGCGCTCGCGCTGCGGCCCAAGCTGGTGATCTGCGACGAGCCGGTGTCGGCGCTGGACGTGTCGATCCAGGCGCAGATCATCAACCTGCTCGCGGATCTGCAGAAGGAGTTCGACCTGACGTACGTGTTCATCTCGCACGACCTGTCCGTGGTCCGGCACGTCAGCAACCGGATCGCGGTGATGTACCTGGGCAAGATCGTCGAGCTGGCGCCGACGGACGAACTGTTCGGGATGACCCGGCATCCGTACACGCGGGCGCTGTTGTCCGCGTTGCCGGTCGCCGACCCGGACACCGCCGACAGCCGCGAGCAGATCATCCTCGGCGGCGACATCCCGTCCGCGACGAACCCGCCGGAGGGGTGCAGGTTCCACACGCGGTGCCCGAAGGCGCGCCTGGACTGTGCGGCCGGGGAACCGCCGCTCGAGTCCGTGCTGAACGACACCGCCGCGCACCGAACCGCCTGCTTCTACCCGTTAACGGTGGGCGAGGACCTATCCACCGCAGTACCAGACCTGAAGGCATCATGA
- a CDS encoding ABC transporter substrate-binding protein has protein sequence MARRRLAALSLAAAASIVLAACSNGGGTVSGSGGTAATPVTGGTLNMLGAGDVDYMDPNISYYSAGYLNLRMWSRQLFTYPADPGTDNTKPVADLAADIPTAANGGISADGKTYTIKIRPGAKWGTNPARAVTAEDMVRGVKRTANPVQPFGGIPDFANLIEGYKAFADGFAKAPKTVAGIQDYIDKTALPGVVAKDASTIEFHLTQPATYFVDMLTLPAFSPAPVESLKYLPASTELGNNFPSDGPYKVDKWVPTKSIAYSRNTAWDPASDPVRKAYVDKIVVNETVTQDSVQQQLQTGTPSADLEFDVGPPPSQLPALIAKKDPNLNLGMTASSNPYVIYNTVSPNNNKALQNVKVRQALNYALNRDHILQVIGGPTINPPLTHVLPENIVGSKPNDPYPNNVDKAKQLLQEAGFPHLTLKFLYRNASEGSSKAFQTIQQDLSKAGITVVGVPSPNADFYVKYLQVPTVAQRGVWDLSLAGWGADWYGNGALSFFNPLFSGEPSYPPIGSNFGLYNSAATNDLIKQAIAAPTEDQATDLWAKADAQVMADAPFFPLTNPKNPNYHAPQVHNAVYVPALQMFDPTNVWIDKDKQGG, from the coding sequence ATGGCCAGAAGACGGCTGGCGGCGTTATCCCTTGCCGCCGCCGCGAGCATAGTGCTCGCGGCTTGCAGCAACGGCGGCGGAACGGTGTCCGGATCCGGAGGCACCGCCGCCACCCCGGTCACCGGCGGCACCCTGAACATGCTCGGGGCCGGCGACGTCGACTACATGGATCCCAACATCAGCTACTACTCGGCAGGCTACCTGAACCTGCGGATGTGGAGCAGGCAGCTGTTCACGTACCCGGCGGATCCGGGCACTGACAACACCAAGCCGGTGGCCGACCTCGCCGCGGACATCCCGACCGCCGCCAACGGCGGGATCAGCGCCGACGGCAAGACGTACACGATCAAGATCCGGCCCGGCGCGAAGTGGGGCACCAACCCCGCCCGGGCGGTCACCGCGGAGGACATGGTCCGCGGCGTGAAGCGGACCGCGAACCCGGTCCAGCCGTTCGGCGGCATCCCGGACTTCGCCAACCTGATCGAGGGCTACAAGGCGTTCGCCGACGGGTTCGCCAAGGCGCCGAAGACGGTCGCCGGGATCCAGGACTACATCGACAAGACGGCACTGCCGGGCGTGGTCGCCAAGGACGCGAGCACGATCGAGTTCCACCTCACCCAGCCGGCCACGTACTTCGTCGACATGCTCACGCTGCCGGCCTTCTCGCCGGCCCCGGTGGAGTCGCTCAAGTACCTGCCGGCCAGCACGGAGCTGGGGAACAACTTCCCGTCCGACGGCCCGTACAAGGTCGACAAGTGGGTGCCGACCAAGTCGATCGCGTACTCGCGCAACACCGCGTGGGACCCGGCGTCCGACCCGGTGCGGAAGGCGTACGTCGACAAGATCGTCGTGAACGAGACGGTCACGCAGGACTCGGTCCAGCAGCAACTGCAGACCGGCACACCGTCCGCGGACCTCGAGTTCGACGTCGGCCCGCCACCGTCGCAGCTGCCGGCCCTGATCGCCAAGAAGGACCCGAACCTGAACCTGGGGATGACGGCGTCGAGCAACCCGTACGTCATCTACAACACGGTCTCGCCGAACAACAACAAGGCGCTGCAGAACGTCAAGGTGCGGCAGGCGCTCAACTACGCGCTCAACCGCGACCACATCCTGCAGGTCATCGGCGGCCCGACGATCAACCCGCCGCTGACACACGTGCTGCCGGAGAACATCGTCGGCTCGAAGCCGAACGATCCGTACCCGAACAACGTGGACAAGGCCAAGCAACTGCTGCAGGAGGCGGGCTTCCCGCACCTGACGCTGAAGTTCCTGTACCGCAATGCGTCCGAGGGCAGCAGCAAGGCCTTCCAGACCATCCAGCAGGACCTGTCGAAGGCCGGGATCACGGTGGTCGGCGTACCGTCGCCGAACGCGGACTTCTACGTGAAGTACCTGCAGGTGCCGACCGTCGCCCAGCGCGGCGTGTGGGACCTGTCGCTGGCCGGCTGGGGCGCTGACTGGTACGGCAACGGCGCGCTGTCGTTCTTCAACCCGCTGTTCTCCGGCGAGCCGTCGTACCCGCCGATCGGCAGCAACTTCGGGCTGTACAACAGCGCCGCGACGAACGACCTGATCAAGCAGGCCATCGCCGCACCCACCGAGGACCAGGCCACGGACCTGTGGGCCAAGGCCGACGCCCAGGTGATGGCCGACGCGCCGTTCTTCCCGTTGACCAACCCGAAGAACCCGAACTACCACGCGCCGCAGGTGCACAACGCGGTCTACGTGCCGGCGCTGCAGATGTTCGATCCCACCAACGTCTGGATCGACAAAGACAAGCAGGGCGGCTAA
- a CDS encoding ABC transporter permease encodes MAMFLIRRIGHGILVLWLISIAVFGLFFVAPSNVAQTLAGRQATPETIALIKHRLGLDLPVWKQYLHFLGNALKGNLGYDYYHQVSVTKIIGQALPITVSLALGAAVLWLLLGVFNGVISATHPRSLADRGLTLFALFFYSFPSFLLGLLLLYFLYFRLTLAGFNWFPAGGYSPLAGGIGPWFQHLVLPWVALALLLAATYTRLTRGSMLDVLGEDYIRTARSKGIREGRVVVVHGLRSALTPVVTQFGIDLGQLIGGVVVTETVFSLPGLGQTAVVAINQQDLPVIIGIVLFASAAVVVANILVDIAYAVLDPRVRLH; translated from the coding sequence ATGGCCATGTTCCTGATTCGCCGGATCGGTCACGGGATCCTGGTCCTGTGGCTGATCAGCATCGCCGTGTTCGGCCTGTTCTTCGTTGCGCCAAGCAACGTTGCGCAGACGCTGGCCGGCCGGCAGGCGACACCGGAGACGATCGCACTGATCAAGCACCGGCTCGGTCTCGACCTGCCGGTCTGGAAGCAGTACCTGCACTTCCTCGGGAACGCACTGAAGGGCAACCTCGGGTACGACTACTACCACCAGGTCTCGGTGACCAAGATCATCGGGCAGGCGCTGCCGATCACGGTGTCGCTGGCGCTCGGTGCAGCCGTCCTGTGGTTGCTGCTGGGTGTGTTCAACGGCGTGATCTCGGCGACGCACCCACGGTCGCTGGCGGACCGCGGGCTGACGTTGTTCGCGCTGTTCTTCTACTCGTTCCCGTCGTTCCTGCTCGGTCTGCTGCTGCTGTACTTCCTGTACTTCCGGCTCACGCTGGCCGGCTTCAACTGGTTCCCGGCCGGCGGGTACTCGCCTCTCGCCGGCGGTATCGGTCCGTGGTTCCAGCACCTGGTGCTGCCCTGGGTCGCGCTAGCTTTGTTGCTGGCGGCAACGTATACCCGGTTGACCCGCGGTTCGATGCTCGACGTCCTCGGTGAGGACTACATCCGGACCGCGCGGTCGAAGGGGATCCGGGAGGGCCGGGTGGTCGTCGTCCACGGTCTGCGCAGTGCGCTGACGCCGGTGGTCACCCAGTTCGGCATCGACCTCGGTCAGCTGATCGGCGGCGTGGTGGTCACCGAGACCGTGTTCAGCCTGCCCGGGCTCGGTCAGACCGCCGTGGTCGCGATCAACCAGCAGGATCTGCCGGTGATCATCGGCATCGTGCTGTTCGCCTCGGCGGCGGTCGTGGTGGCGAACATCCTGGTCGACATCGCCTACGCCGTACTGGATCCGAGGGTGCGGCTGCACTAG
- a CDS encoding ABC transporter ATP-binding protein: MALLEVRDLRVSFDTPDGTVRAVRGLSFDVEAGQTLAVVGESGSGKSVSTQTITGLTRGAKVSGTAFFDGTDLITADQSTLRRLRGAQIGMIFQDPLSSLHPQYRIGWQIVEMIRAHDREISKQGARKRAAELLTLVGIPRAEERIDDYPHQFSGGMRQRVMIAMAMALDPALLIADEPTTALDVTVQAQVLNVMRRLQEQFGTAIILITHDLGVVAEMADEVVVMYAGAVMERAPRRDIFYRNHHPYTQGLLASLPARSGDRLTPIPGTPPSLISLPKGCPFAARCPHVFDKCRAEAPPLIDVARDPRHQSACWLPHENSEAIAS; the protein is encoded by the coding sequence ATGGCCCTGCTCGAGGTAAGGGACCTTCGGGTCTCCTTCGACACCCCGGACGGCACCGTCCGCGCCGTCCGGGGGCTGTCGTTCGACGTGGAAGCCGGCCAGACGCTCGCCGTGGTGGGCGAGTCCGGGTCCGGCAAGAGCGTCTCCACCCAGACCATCACCGGCCTCACCCGCGGCGCGAAAGTGTCCGGTACGGCGTTCTTCGACGGAACCGACCTGATCACGGCCGACCAGTCGACGCTGCGCCGGCTGCGGGGCGCCCAGATCGGGATGATCTTCCAGGATCCGTTGTCCAGCCTGCATCCGCAGTACCGGATCGGCTGGCAGATCGTGGAGATGATCCGGGCGCACGACCGCGAGATCAGCAAGCAGGGGGCCCGGAAACGGGCCGCCGAGCTGCTGACCCTGGTCGGCATCCCCCGGGCCGAGGAGCGGATCGACGACTATCCGCACCAGTTCTCCGGCGGGATGCGGCAGCGGGTGATGATCGCGATGGCGATGGCGCTCGACCCGGCCCTGCTGATCGCGGACGAGCCGACCACCGCGCTCGACGTGACCGTGCAGGCCCAGGTGCTGAACGTGATGCGCCGGCTGCAGGAGCAGTTCGGTACGGCGATCATCCTGATCACCCACGACCTCGGCGTGGTGGCCGAGATGGCCGACGAGGTGGTGGTGATGTACGCCGGCGCGGTGATGGAACGGGCGCCGCGGCGGGACATCTTCTACCGCAACCACCACCCGTACACCCAGGGCCTGCTGGCGTCGCTGCCGGCCCGCAGCGGTGACCGGCTGACCCCGATCCCGGGGACACCGCCGAGCTTGATCAGTCTGCCCAAGGGCTGCCCGTTCGCGGCCCGCTGCCCCCACGTGTTCGACAAGTGCCGGGCCGAGGCGCCGCCGCTCATCGACGTCGCCCGCGACCCCCGGCACCAGTCGGCTTGCTGGCTACCGCATGAGAACAGCGAGGCGATCGCTTCATGA
- a CDS encoding ABC transporter permease, with amino-acid sequence MTSAIELIDVLDEPKAIEGRSPFVLAIRRLRKDKVAMISLAVIVLIVLMAICAPVFTALTGHPPNEQYRDIGLTPDGLPRGPNGTFWLGTDDLGRDILVRIAYGARVSLLVGVIATAITVVIGVVLGLAAGFLGGITDTVLARLIDVVLSVPFLLVAIALVSVTGPSLTVTVLVIGFFSWASVARIVRGQVLSLREREFVEAARSLGAGDTRIMFVDVLPNVIAPVIVYTTLLIPVVIVTQATLSFLGLGLPPPTADWGGMISESQNYYTTAWWFIMFPGLALLITTLAFNLFGDGVRDAFDPRADRS; translated from the coding sequence ATGACCAGCGCAATCGAGTTGATCGATGTCCTCGACGAGCCCAAGGCGATCGAGGGCCGGAGTCCGTTCGTGCTCGCGATCCGGCGGTTGCGCAAGGACAAGGTGGCGATGATCTCGCTCGCCGTGATCGTGCTGATCGTGCTGATGGCGATCTGCGCGCCGGTGTTCACGGCGCTGACCGGGCATCCGCCGAACGAGCAGTACCGCGACATCGGGCTGACACCGGACGGCCTGCCACGCGGACCGAACGGGACGTTCTGGCTCGGCACCGACGACCTCGGCCGGGACATCCTGGTCCGGATCGCGTACGGCGCGCGCGTATCGCTGCTCGTCGGCGTGATCGCGACCGCGATCACGGTGGTCATCGGCGTCGTACTGGGCCTGGCAGCGGGGTTCCTCGGGGGGATCACCGACACCGTCCTGGCCCGCCTGATCGACGTGGTGCTGTCGGTTCCGTTCCTGCTGGTGGCGATCGCGCTGGTTTCGGTGACGGGTCCCAGTCTGACCGTCACGGTGCTGGTGATCGGGTTCTTCAGCTGGGCTTCGGTGGCCAGGATCGTGCGCGGTCAGGTGCTGTCGTTACGGGAGCGCGAGTTCGTCGAAGCGGCGCGCTCGCTCGGGGCAGGTGACACCCGGATCATGTTCGTCGACGTACTGCCGAACGTGATCGCGCCGGTGATCGTGTACACGACGCTGCTGATCCCGGTGGTGATCGTGACCCAGGCGACGTTGTCGTTCCTCGGGCTCGGTCTGCCGCCGCCAACGGCCGACTGGGGCGGGATGATCAGCGAGTCGCAGAACTACTACACGACCGCGTGGTGGTTCATCATGTTCCCCGGTCTGGCGCTGCTGATCACCACGCTCGCCTTCAACCTGTTCGGTGACGGCGTCCGCGACGCCTTCGACCCGCGCGCGGATCGGAGCTGA